TTCCCGTTCCGATTTTCCCGTCATAGCAGAAAATTCTTTTGCGATAAGTTTTGCATCGTCTCCTGCAATCTTCGGATCGGCAGCAAACGAAACAAATTCGGAATTTGCTACGAGAACATTTCCGTTCCGGTCATAGATATTCCCCCGTTGTGCCACGAGCGGCACTCTCGCTTCATACTGTTTCTTTGCGATATCCTGATATTTTCCAGAATCAAGCAATTGAATCTGCACCAAACGCATTGCCGCAGCACAAAATGCCAGCAGAAAACAAATCTTCACAGTCAACAGACGATAGTGATAATCTTTCTGTTGAGGTGTCTCTGTTTGTTCGTTATTATTTTTCTTAAAGGGATTCCACATAGTATGATTATGTTTACTGGTGCAGATTTTTCTGTATTTCAATTACTTTTTCACCATCTACTTCAAACCACGTTGGTGCTTCTTTTGGGTTTGTCATTCCCAGTTTTTCCTGCGCCATCAAACTGATTCGTTCTAAACTCGCTTTGCGATTAATTTCTGCTTTGATCACTTCATTGGTACTGATAATTTGATTATGCTTTACATTCAGATCATTGACTTCTTTTGCCAGATTATTAACCGCGATAACATTTCCTACATATAATAGAGCGGCGGTCGCAACGAGAAACAGAATTCCAACGATATTTGATGTTTTTGCTCTTTTTTTTGTATTAACCCTTCGAACATTCTGTTTAGGAAGTGCGTAACCAGGCACGTTTTCCTGCGGATCAAGCGGTAAAGAGATGGCGTTATTATAGAACTGCCTGTCATTAAACTTCGGCATATCTACAACATCTATTGGGTTACGAGAATAATTTTTTGCCATACATCCTTATGTACCTACGATCATTCAATTCAGATTCTTTCTGCCACTCTCATTTTTGCACTTCGCGAACGTGGATTGGTCTTTTGTTCCTCATCGGATGCTTCCAACGGTTTTTTGGTAATCACTCTCAATTCCGGAATGCGCGGTGTGTCGGGTTGAAACTTGTTGCCCGATGGAATTGTTGTCGCAGCACATTCATGAAAAAAAGTTTTTACGATTCGGTCTTCTAGAGAATGGTACGAAATAACAACGATCCTGCCGCCAACAGCCATATAATCGAGAGAATCATGTAATATGGATTGCAGCCGGTGTAATTCATTGTTCACTTCAATTCTGATCGCTTGGAATACTCTTGCCAGAGATTTTACGGCAAATTTTCCACCGACAACACTCTCAATCACGGAAGCAAGCTGCCCGGTCGTTTCAATTGGTATTTCTTCCCTTCGCTGTACAATTCTTCGAGCAATACGCCGAGACAACCGCTCTTCCCCGTAATGATAAATTACATCAGCAAGCTCTTCTTCTTCGTAGGAATTCACCACCGCATACGCATCAAGCGATTGACGGCGATCCATTCGCATATCTAACCGTTGATCGCCTCGAAAGGAAAATCCTTTGCTTGCTTCATCAAGTTGATAAGAAGAGACACCGAGGTCTAACAACAATCCGTGAACCGTTGAAATATTACAAGAGTGTAGTATGGCTGCGATGTGTGCGGTGTTATCGTTCACTAGTTGAATATTATGTTGAAAACGCTGCAGACGTTTTTCCGCTTCGTGAATCGCGTCTGCATCGGCATCAATACCGATAAGCGTACCTTGATCATTGAGGTGTTCACAAATTTTCTCTGCATGTCCCCCTCCCCCCAAGGTTCCATCCACATAAACTCCATTATTCACGGTAAAAAGATGCTCCATGACTTCATTGAGCATTACCGGAATATGATACGACGATGATGTTACCATTCTGTGTACCGTTGCATTTGCAGAGATTGTTTATATGCCGACATAATTATTTTCTCCGCATGCCCTGCGAACGTAACAGTGAATCATCACACTTTCTTTTCAAAAACCTTTGAGGCTACTGTCAGGTAATCTTCCTGCTGGCCTTCCAAATATTTTTTAAACTCTGCCGGATTCCACACTTCAATACGATCGTATGCGCCAAGAATAAAAACTTCGTTTTCTATTTTTGCGTACTCTATCAATTCTTTTGAGAGAACAATTCTATATTGTCCATCCAATTCAACATCCGTAGCATATTGTAAAAGCATTCGTGTAAAGTGACGATGCTTCGGATCAGTCTGCTGCAATGTTCCTATTTCCGATTCTCGTTTTGCCCACTCATCATTTGGGTAGACAAAAATACAAGGCTCAAATCCGCGCGTGATCACGAACGAATTATTCGCTTCGGGTGCAAGATTTTTCCTCATCTTTGCAGGAATATTAATGCGACCTTTATTGTCAACCGTATAATGAAATGAACCTTTAAATGATGACACGACTACTAAATGCCCTATTTTGTTGATGATTTTTTACCCACTTTAACCCACCACTGGACACAAAGTTACAGAATTTCAATCTAAAGTCAAGTGATTTCTCCAATAAACAATGAGTTTTTTGAACTTTTTTGGAATTTTTGTCCGAAAGGGCTGACAAGAAGTCGGTATTGCAGAATGTTATGGCAAAGAGTTAAGAAATTACTTTAAGTCTATTTTTCTAGTTAAACTTTTCAAAATCAGACTCAAGTTGTCTTGTATTCGTAAAAATAATTCCCTTCATCCCAGCGACAATTGCTCCGTCGACATTTTCTTTCAGATCATCGATGAAGAGCACTTCCTGTGGCTGCACATTAAGCGAAGCGCAAACTTTTTCATACACAATGCTATCCGGTTTCATGGCACCAAGGTGAAATGAAGTGAACGTATCGGGAAATGTTTTTATTAATGCTGAAACGTGCATTACTTTTTCCCAATGACTCGCGCAGGTATTACTCAGTACCGCAATTCGGTACTTCTGTTTTACTTTTTCTACAAATAGAATGATCTCTTGATTATCTTCAACAATGATTCCATTGAACGCTTCGAGAATTTTTTTTCGGGAAAATTTGCGTTGAAAAATCTCAAAGAGAGCTTCGACAAATTCATCCGTTGTCATCTTTCCCGTTTCATACGCACGAACGTTTTCTTGAATTAATCGTTGATCGAATTTCAAACGGGTTTCCGTCGTGGTCAATCCAAGTGCGTTGGGAAATGCATCGAAATCGATATCCATTAATACACGACCGAGATCAAAAAGAATTACTTTAATAGCATTATTCATAGTGCCTATAGGATACGATTACTGTTTTAATTTTTCAATAATAATCATTGCATCGTTTACTCGCTCTACCCCTTCAGCATGTTTTAAATATGTTTGTAGAAATAAATTTTTCCCTTCCTGTTTCAGTTGTATTTGCGGTTCCTTTATGCTTGAAACAGAGGCCATCATATTGGTAAAGATGCCGTTCTCATAAAAATGTTTATCCTCTTCTAACGGAAGAAACAAACGAAGCGTTCGTTTATTTAATTCAACTTTTCGGATATTAGATTGTGATCCGAGCACGCGAACGGCAGCAAGAGAAAATAAACTATCGACTTCCTCCATTGGTGCACCAAACCTATCTGTCAGTTCAGCTTTCAATTCATCAACTTCTTTTTGATTTGCCGTTTTGTAGAGCCTGCGATAAATATCCAGCCGTTCTGTATCGCTTTCAACGTAAAATTCAGGAATGTATGCTTCAATATCTGCATCCACCTGTGTTTCTATCAGTCGTTGCTTTACCTCAAGTGATGTCGTGGCAAAGACCTCCGCAAATTCCTGCTCTTTCAATTCTGCAACCGCATCTTCAAGAATCTTCGTATACATCTCAAATCCCATCTCCATAATAAATCCACTCTGTTCTCCTCCGAGCATATTACCTGCTCCGCGAATCTCCAAATCACGCATTGCCAAATTCAATCCCGATCCGAGCTCCGTAAATTCCTCAATTGCCTGCAAACGGCGAAGCGTTTGTTTTGGCAGCAAGCTGATAGGCGGAACAAGCAGATAGGCATACGCTTGAAGGTTAGCACGTCCTACACGGCCGCGCAGTTGATATAATTCCGCCAATCCAAATTTATCAGCGCGGTTAATGATGATTGTGTTAACGCTAGGAATATCGACTCCTGATTCAACAATCTTGGTCGTTACAAGAACATCGAATTTACGCTCAAGAAAATCGATCATCACTTTCTCAAGTTCATGCCCTTCCATCTGCCCATGCGCAAAACGGAACCGAGCCTCCGGGATTGTTTCAGTGAGTGTTGCTGTAAGGATGTCAATATTACTCACTTTATCTGTTACAATAAAAACCTGACCGCCCCTATGAATTTCATGAACAACCGCTTCACGAATAATCTTTTTATCAAATGTTGCAATCTCAGTGTGGATTGGCAAGCGGTTGCGCGGAGGCGTATTGATCACCGAAAGATCGCGGGCACCCATCAGCGAAAAATGGAGCGTACGAGGAATGGGAGTTGCTGTTAATGTCAGAGTATCAACGGAGACTTTCATTGCGCGAAGTTTCTCTTTTGCAGATACTCCAAAACGTTGTTCTTCATCAATCACAAGTAAACCGAGTTCTTTGAATTTCACATCTTTTGATAATAGTCGATGTGTTCCGATAACAATATCAATCTCTCCATCAGAAAGTTTTTGTAACGACTCTTTAATCTCTTTCGGCGATTTGAATCGGGACAGCAACGCAATCCTCACCGGGTAGCGACCCAAACGATCCGAAAATGTATTAAAATGCTGCTGCGCAAGGATCGTCGTTGGCACAAGTACACCTACTTGTTTTCCGTTCATCACCGTTTTAAATGCTGCCCGAACAGCAATTTCTGTCTTCCCAAAACCCACATCACCACAAACCAAACGGTCCATAGGATGCGGGGACTCCATATCTGCTTTTACTTCAATGGTTGTCCGTGCTTGATCCGGTGTATCTTCGTACATGAAGGAAGCTTCCATCTCCTTTTGCCAATGCGTATCAGACTGAAAGGCAAATCCCGGTTCCATTTTTCGTTTCGCATAGAGTTTAATCAGATCGCGGGCAATGTCCTTAATCTTTTTCTTTGTCCGCGCCTTTAGTTTTTCCCAATCCAGACTGCCGAGCTTATTCAGTTTCGGTTCGTGTCCTTCAGCGGAGGAATATTTTTGAATTCGGGTAATGTAATTGAGATTGACGAAGAGCGTTCCTTTTTCGGCATATTCCAATTTTGCAACTTCTTGTTCATTACCACCGACACTGATTTTTTCTAAACCGAGAAATTTTCCGATACCATGATCGATATGTGTTACATAATCACCCTTTCGCAGTGCATGAAGTTCTTTTGCAGAGAGCCCTTTAAATCGTCTACGTTTTCGCTCCGCGCGTGCTTTTACACGGTTGAAAATTTCATGTTCAGTAAAGATGGCGATCTTTGCGGATTCAAAAACGAAGCCGGAATGGAACGATTCCGTAGAATAGATAACTTGGTGAAATGCAGAATCCTTAAAATCTTCAGTTCCTATCTCTGTCTCAATTGGAATAGGTAATTCACGATCTTCCGACATCTGTTCACTAAAATCTACTTTCTGATCTCTGACATCTGATATCTGATCTCTCTCTTCTTCAATCAGGTCTTGAATTCGTTCCAGCTCTTCTTTCCTATCCGATGTGATGATAACACTAAATCCTTTTTCAGAGAATTCACTGATCTTTTCCCGAAGGATTTTGATACTGCCATTCACGCTCGGCTGGGATTGGGATTGAAAATCAATCTGTGCTTGCGAAACCTGAAAGGCAGCGTGCGTAAACCGTGAAAAACTTTCACTGCTTTTTAACACATCTTCAAAAGAAAAATCAACCGGTACTCCTTCCAGTTCCAGTTCATCGAATTCCTTCTGGAGCAGAGATGGATCTTCGGAGAGAATGGTCGCATCCGGAGAGAAATATGAAAACAGAGAGACGTTATTTTTATTTTTTTCGTTGCTTTCTTCGCTGCGGTTTTTTTTCAATACGTCGGGAATGATACTGACTGATTGTAATTCACGGATTGATCTTTGCGATAACACTTCAAATTCACGGATTGATTCAATCGTATCTCCCCAAAACTCAATCCGCACCGGATGTTCACCAATAAACGGGAAGATGTCAAGAATACCGCCGCGTAATGCAAAATCTCCGTACGATTCAACAAATTGTTTTCGTTCAAACCCGAAATCGGAAAGTGCCGCAAGCAGTTGTTCAAAATTATGATCTGTTTTTGCAGAAAGTTCAATGACCGCTTTGGAAAACGCTTGACGATCCGGAACGCCGAATCCCAATGCGGTTGCGTGGGTAATATAAATAGCGGGGATATTCGCCTGTAACGCTTTCATCGTCTCAATCTGTGAAAGCGTTGCGGACATATCCATTGCTTGCGATGCGTGCTGCGATTCAACGATGCATAATTTTACATTCGCATCGCCGATGATTGTTGCGCAATCGTCCCGAAGTTTTTCTGCCCGTTCCGGTTCATCCAACACCACCAGCACTTGTCCGTTCGCTTGGCGATATAATGCGACAGCAACGAATGCCCATAAGGATCCAAATATCCCATGCAGAACGGCAGGATTCTTCGCGGAGACATTGAGAGCATTCAATCTCTGAAAATGCTCCGAATCAAAAATGTTACTGTAGATATCGTTAGTCACAGACTCGGTATTGGTTCTTTTAAAACGCACTATCCCCTGCCGACAAATCGATAATAATTTATCAGCACGGGTGTATTAAGGTAAAAAGGAATTAGTGAAAGGTAAAGGAATTTTAGTTCCGTTTGCCTGATTCCGATGTTAACTGCTGAACCATTCCTTCTATCCTTTGCGCGTCGTCATTCCGAAGCGGTAATGTCTGCCGCAGCTCCATCGAAGGAGAAAATGTATAGATACAGCCAATAAAATCCAAAAATGGAAGAAGTGAATATTGTTGAATGATCTTTCGGTGGTTTGGATTAATATCAAAAAGAATGGTAGGAATAAATCGATCCTTGATAATTTGTTTCACAACCGGTGTTTGGAATGACCTCTGTAATTCAAAGACTTTTAACGAATCGTGGAGCACCAATACAAATAACGATTTATTTACTCTTTTTGCATTCGCTAACGCAGTGGCAAAATCATCCCATACCATAAATTCTGAAACTGTTGTATCGACAATCCAATCGATAAATTTTTCAACGTCCATATATCCAACTTTGCGTCTTACTTCCAATTGCTCTGAAGTCAACAGCAACGATGTCGGCATCGCGACGATATTAAATTTCTTTTTCACTTCAGCTCCAGCACGCTCATCATCGATATTCACTCGTGTTGCAATAAAATTGTTTTGCAATGATGAAGTCACTACATGGTTGGTATACGTTGTTTTATCCATCATCTTGCACGGTCCGCACCATTCGGCATACACATCTAAATACACTAATTTATTTTCCGTCTTTGCTCGTTGAAATGCCGATTCGTACGGTACCCATTGCATTGATGTTGTTGTGGGATAGTATTCAATAATAGCAGCAGCAATTGCACAGACTATACCGATGACTGCAAAGATTTTTATTTCCTGATTGCGGCGTTGGTTCATGCCTTACTCCGATCCTACATCAACAACAACTCTATTCATAGCAAACAGCGTTGCTGCAAAAAAAATTGTCAGCGCAGCACAACCCCATAACAGTTCGGCGTACGGAAATGCCATATCGGACAATAATGATTGTTGTGCATCTTCAAATCCATTAGGGAATAAATAATCTTTCAAAACAACAGCCCACTTTAAGTCCCAATATTTCCGCATGACGAGAAAATTTATTAACTGTCCAACCACCATCCAGCCATAGACAAAAAACGAATTGAACGAACCTTGAACAAGGCACGAAACCAATGTAGAAAGAATGATCAGTAATAACGCCTGGCAGCACTTCAATAACATTATCATCGCTGACAACGAAAGATCGATTGTAAATGTCAATTTCGGATCAGACATTAATACTATTGCAGCAATCAAAATCCCTACCGCGTACACAATAAGTGTTGATGCAAAGACGACAAGGATCTTCGTTATCACATACTGCTCTCTTGTGATCGAACGAATAAGAAGCGTGCGCAGCCATCCACTAGTGACATCGGCGCCGACAATGCCGGCGGAAAAAATAAGAAATGTAAAAAAAGAAAGAAACGAATCAGCAGAGACGATCAGTTTTGAGAGTGTTGTTACCATGCCGCTTTGCACCATAACGACTGAAGGAATTAATCCTACTGCGATAATAGCGATGCTAAAAACGATCATTCCTATCGTCCAAAATCGTTTAAACTCTGCTGTAAAGAGAATGGGAAAAGTTCTCATGACATGGTTCCCTTCATGCCAAGATTCTTTCGGAAGAGCTGTTCGAGATGCCCCGGACCAATATTCTTCATTGGAGAATCGTCAACAACAGTTCCGTCGCTGATAAAGATAATACGATCGCAGATCGATTCGACTTCGGTTAAATGATGTGAGCTGAACAAAACGGTAATTCCGGTTTTCTTTTTCTCTGCAAGGAAGTCTCTTAAAACAAAAACGGAAGGAGGATCAAGCGCCGCAGTTGGTTCATCAAGAAACACTAGTTTCGGGGAACCAAGAAATGCCAACACTAATTCCAATTTTTGTCTCATTCCTTTGGAGAGTGATGCAAGCGGACGTTTGTATGCATCAAAAAGTTCAAATGTTTTCAACAATTGTTCGATGTGTTCTTCGGGACGTTCAATGCCAATTAACCGGGCGTGAAGCAGCAGGAATGATTTGACCGTGACATTCTTTGCGCGGAATTGCGTATCTGCCTGATATCCAATCTGCGACCGAGCATGAAGAGATTCCGGATGTTCATTAAACAACGTCACTTCACCGGAATCAGACGGAAGGAATCCAAGTAGCAATCTCATCAGCGTTGATTTCCCGGCACCATTTGGTCCGATCAACCCGACCATCTCTCCTTCGTTGATCGAAAACGAGACATTATGTAACGCTTCAACCGGCGGTTTAAATAATTGTTTATACGTTTTCGAAAGATTGATCGCTGCAATAGCAGACATTATTGTTCTTCCTCAAAATAATACTTCTGCCAAAGTATAAAAGAAAAGTTGAAATGACAATGGTTTTCATTTACATTACTTCAATAAAAAGCATATCTGATTTCATCTCTTATTGCCCTTTCTGAAAATGAAGTCCTACGATATTACTCTTCTCACTGCCGAACGATACCTTCGTCCAACGAATCCCGATTGGTATGTGCAGCAAATTCTACAGGAAGATCAATTGGTAAGCGATGCTTTGGAGCGAAAAGGATTACGCGTTCATAGACTTGATTGGTCAAACAAAGAGTTTGATTGGTCTTCAACGCAATTCGCTCTTATGCGTGCGGCATGGGATTACACGGAACGGTATAGCGAGTTTCTGAATTTTATTCGGAATGTTTCGGAAAAGAGTGTGTTGATCAACCCGCCGAAGACAATTCTTTGGAATATTGATAAGCATTACTTGCGCGACCTGGAAAAATTTGGGATCGCAATTCCTGAAACCATTTATATAGAGAAAAATGAATCGACATCCCTCCGTCATCTTCACCATCAATATGGATTAAAAGATTCTATTCTCAAACCTGTCATGTCCGGCGGAGCGCGGCACACCTATCGTTTGAACAATCATAATCTTGATCAGCATGAAACGATCTTTCAACAACTGATTTCGCAGGAAGCGATGATGCTTCAACCGTTTCTCGATTCCGTCATAACCTACGGAGAAATCACGCTTATCGTTATTGGAGGCACATACACACACGCGGTGCTTAAAAAAGCAAAGCCCGGAGATTTTCGTGTGCAGGATGACTTTGGCGGAACTGTTCACCACTACACTCCAACAAAGGAGGAAATTAGTTTTGCGGAAAGAACAGTCTCTGTATGCGAACCTGTTCCCGTTTATGCAAGAGTTGATCTATTGAGAGATAACAATGGTAATTTGGCTGTTTCTGAATTGGAATTGATTGAACCAGAGCTCTGGTTCCGGTTTCATCCTCCGGCTGCTGAAATGCTCGCTATTGAGATAGCAAAAATGCAGTAACTCTTTTACAGCTTTCTTCAATTCTTCCACCTATATTCTGCAAGAATTTTAGGAGGAGACGAAATGAGTGAAATACGAAATTCATCTGTCCTCATTACCGGAGGCGCTTCGGGCATTGGTAAATTAATGGGAAAACATCTGCTGGATAAAGGATGCGGAACATTAGTGATTTGGGATATTAATCGACAACTGCTTGATGAAACGGTAAAAGAATTTTCTTCCCATCATCAAAATGTCAAAGGATATATCGTTGATGTTTCCATTATTGAGCAGATCTGTTCAACGGCAAAACAAGTGTTGAATGATTCAGGACCCATTGACATTCTCATCAACAATGCGGGAATTATCGTCGGAAAATATTTTCACGAACACACACATGAAGATATTGATAGAACAATGTCCATTAATGCCGATGCAATGATGCATGTAACACGTGAATTTCTTCCGGAGATGATCAAACAACATAAAGGACACATCGTCAGCATCGCCTCGGCTGGCGGAATGGTTGGTAATCCCAGAATGTCCATCTATGCAGCAAGCAAATGGGCCGTGATCGGATGGTCCGATTCATTACGATTGGAAATGGAAAGGCTCAGAACAAACGTCCATGTCACTTGTGTTACTCCCTATTATATCAGCACCGGAATGTTTGACGGTGTAAAAACTTCCATCGTTGTTCCGATCAATAGACCGGAACCGACGGTTCGAAAAATCATCCGCAGTATAGAAAAGAATAGTTTGCATGTTCGTATGCCGTTGATTGTTTACACGTTGCAATTCTTCAAGGGTATTCTACCGACACGAGTGTTCGATCTGATTGTCGGTGAATTTTTAAAAATCTATCACACGATGGATGAATTCACTGGAAGAAAATAAACCTGAAATGTAGAACGAGCGTTCCTGCTTGTCCGCTCGGATAAATTATTGGATTGGCATTGTTATGAATGTAGCTAATATCGTTACCGCGCAACGTACACTTTTTCGATCCGGCATTACACGCAATGTCGATTTCCGAATAATGCAGCTGCAGAAATTTGAACAGGCGTTGAAGGAGAACGAACAACAACTCTTCGATGCAATTTACGCCGACTTAAAAAAATCGCGGTACGATACATTCACATCGGAACTCTCTCTTGTCTACCGCGAGATATCATTCATGCGGAAGAATATGAGAAAATGGAGCAGAAAAAAACGTGTGCGAACCAATCTTGTTAATTTTCCTGCCCGCAGTTACCTTCTTCCGGAGCCATTTGGAGTGACATATATTGCCGGTGCGTGGAATTATCCCTATCAATTAACACTCATCCCGCTTGTTGATTCTCTTGCAGCGGGAAATACAGCTGTTGTGAAACCGAGTGAAGTAGCACCGCAAACATCGGCAATCATGGCATCGATCATCAACAAGACGTTTACCCCAGAATATTGTTATGCCGCTGAAGGAGGAGCCGAAACAGCAAAAGAAATTCTTGAGCAAAAGTTTGATTACATCTTCTTCACCGGAGGGACGAAGATTGGAAAGATCGTTTATGAAGCAGCAGCAAAACACCTCACTCCGGTCACACTGGAGATGGGAGGAAAAAATCCTGCGTTCGTCCTGCCGGATTGCGACATTGTCACTTCAGCAAAACGAATTGTCTGGGGAAAATTATTGAATGCCGGCCAAACGTGCGTTGCCATTGATTACCTTTTGGTCCACTCCTCCATTGAACAACAATTGCTAGCGGAGATGAAAAAAGTGTTGGAACGTCATTATCCGCAACATGCCGTTTCGGAAAATTATATGGCCATCGTTAATGAACGGCATGTCGATCGAATTCAGCAATTGATTGATCCAAAAAAAGTATACTATGGCGGAACCGTTGACAAAAAAAATTTATTCATTGCACCTACCATCATGAATAACGTAACGTTCGACGATGAGATTATGAAGGAGGAGATTTTCGGGCCGGTGCTGCCTGTTGTTCGATACGACGATCTTAACGAAGCAATCAGCAGAGTAAAAGATTACCCAAAACCGTTATCCTTATATGTTTTCGGGTCAAACAATGGTGAGAAAGAAAAGTTATTCAACGAACTTTCGTTTGGCGGAGGATCCGGGAACGATGCCGTTATGTATTTTGCGAACGATCATCTGCCATTGGGAGGAGTCGGTTCCAGCGGCATCGGTGCGTATCATGGATTTGAAGGATTTAAGACGTTTTCCCATTACAAAGCAATTATGGAAAAACCGACCTGGCTTGAATTTTGGTTTTTGAAAGTACCGCCGTATAGCGAATGGAAATTAAAGATATTGCGGTTCTTGATAGAGAAATTGTAACTAACACAAATTGTTCTTCTGAACAGTGTACGGTGTCAATACATTTTGCGTTGTAAAAATATTTTTTGCACTATTTTTGAAACATTCTTTTCAACCATCGTTTCACCCACCCCTCCTATTTGAAGAAGCGGAATGTTGAATATTCCCTTCGTCACATCAATTTTATCGTTGAGATATAACGCACCCGCTATAGCCGAATATCCTTTGCCGGAAAATGTCCCCTGTATGTTTGTGGAAGTGACTGATTCTACCGAAGCAGTTGCTGAAGAGGCAAGAATAAATCCTGAATGTAAATAAGTAGAATCGTTAGGGTTATTATTCGGGAAGTAAGAAATATACGCCAGTTTACCCATACCGGGATAGACAAATGTTCCGGAATAGTTGGACGTATTGCTTTCAAATTCTATCATCGTCACATCAATATTGGTGGAAGAGTTCACTTTGTATGCAAATAGTGTAATGGATTGAAAATCCTGAATGGCAATGGCACCGGAACCTGATGCCGGTGGGTTGATGCCATATTGTGCAATTCCGTTGACAGAAAAATTTCCGCGATTCGATTCGAACGAAAGAATTCCTGCTGTATTGGTTGTATACGTAGACTTGACAGAAACCGTAACAGTGACCGTTTTAGACGGCGAGGAAGAATCTTTTACTTTTATAGAAGATATTCCTTCGACAAGTGCATTCACTTGTAGCTGGCGGCCGGATATTTGAGCCGATACTGACGAGCCATTGATTATCTCCATAATAGAATATGGTTCAATCCCGCCGGTAATAACAGAGGAACCTCCGTTCCCTTTCAAGATGACAAGATTGGTTGAACTCGCAAATAAAAGATTATCGGAATTAATTCCAAACTCAACACTATTGTTTTCTTTGATACAGCCGTTCAATACAGCTGCTAATCCGAACAAACAGGTAAAAATTAGTATGTTTTTCATAGATTATAATAAACTACATTCATGAAGGGTTCTGTCTAAAGTATAAAATTGCGGAAATACTATCAATGATGTTCTTATCGTACGACAAAAACCTTTTGCGAATGAAATACATTCCTCTTAGATTATTACCGAAGTAGGCGTCGGCAATAATCAATAAACATTATGATTACATTTTCATTCGATATCGAAACCAATATTCGGACCGCCACCTATAGCGGTTCCATTTCGGACGGTGAACTTATTGCTTCATATCAGGCATTGCTTACCAGACCTGATTACAATCCTACCGCGAAGGATCTTGTCGATCTTCGATTAGTCGATCGGTTCAATGTATCATCTGAAGCTCTCCGTAATTTGATATCAATGTATAATCCAAAAGATCGTCTTGGACATCGCCCACGGCTGGCAATTATTTCGGCATCCGATTTTACGTATGGGATGTCCCGCATCTATGAAATGCTTCGAGGAGATGAAGTTTCTGAAGAA
The Bacteroidota bacterium DNA segment above includes these coding regions:
- a CDS encoding thioredoxin family protein: MNQRRNQEIKIFAVIGIVCAIAAAIIEYYPTTTSMQWVPYESAFQRAKTENKLVYLDVYAEWCGPCKMMDKTTYTNHVVTSSLQNNFIATRVNIDDERAGAEVKKKFNIVAMPTSLLLTSEQLEVRRKVGYMDVEKFIDWIVDTTVSEFMVWDDFATALANAKRVNKSLFVLVLHDSLKVFELQRSFQTPVVKQIIKDRFIPTILFDINPNHRKIIQQYSLLPFLDFIGCIYTFSPSMELRQTLPLRNDDAQRIEGMVQQLTSESGKRN
- the rsmH gene encoding 16S rRNA (cytosine(1402)-N(4))-methyltransferase RsmH yields the protein MVTSSSYHIPVMLNEVMEHLFTVNNGVYVDGTLGGGGHAEKICEHLNDQGTLIGIDADADAIHEAEKRLQRFQHNIQLVNDNTAHIAAILHSCNISTVHGLLLDLGVSSYQLDEASKGFSFRGDQRLDMRMDRRQSLDAYAVVNSYEEEELADVIYHYGEERLSRRIARRIVQRREEIPIETTGQLASVIESVVGGKFAVKSLARVFQAIRIEVNNELHRLQSILHDSLDYMAVGGRIVVISYHSLEDRIVKTFFHECAATTIPSGNKFQPDTPRIPELRVITKKPLEASDEEQKTNPRSRSAKMRVAERI
- the mraZ gene encoding division/cell wall cluster transcriptional repressor MraZ, which codes for MSSFKGSFHYTVDNKGRINIPAKMRKNLAPEANNSFVITRGFEPCIFVYPNDEWAKRESEIGTLQQTDPKHRHFTRMLLQYATDVELDGQYRIVLSKELIEYAKIENEVFILGAYDRIEVWNPAEFKKYLEGQQEDYLTVASKVFEKKV
- the mfd gene encoding transcription-repair coupling factor, which encodes MTNDIYSNIFDSEHFQRLNALNVSAKNPAVLHGIFGSLWAFVAVALYRQANGQVLVVLDEPERAEKLRDDCATIIGDANVKLCIVESQHASQAMDMSATLSQIETMKALQANIPAIYITHATALGFGVPDRQAFSKAVIELSAKTDHNFEQLLAALSDFGFERKQFVESYGDFALRGGILDIFPFIGEHPVRIEFWGDTIESIREFEVLSQRSIRELQSVSIIPDVLKKNRSEESNEKNKNNVSLFSYFSPDATILSEDPSLLQKEFDELELEGVPVDFSFEDVLKSSESFSRFTHAAFQVSQAQIDFQSQSQPSVNGSIKILREKISEFSEKGFSVIITSDRKEELERIQDLIEEERDQISDVRDQKVDFSEQMSEDRELPIPIETEIGTEDFKDSAFHQVIYSTESFHSGFVFESAKIAIFTEHEIFNRVKARAERKRRRFKGLSAKELHALRKGDYVTHIDHGIGKFLGLEKISVGGNEQEVAKLEYAEKGTLFVNLNYITRIQKYSSAEGHEPKLNKLGSLDWEKLKARTKKKIKDIARDLIKLYAKRKMEPGFAFQSDTHWQKEMEASFMYEDTPDQARTTIEVKADMESPHPMDRLVCGDVGFGKTEIAVRAAFKTVMNGKQVGVLVPTTILAQQHFNTFSDRLGRYPVRIALLSRFKSPKEIKESLQKLSDGEIDIVIGTHRLLSKDVKFKELGLLVIDEEQRFGVSAKEKLRAMKVSVDTLTLTATPIPRTLHFSLMGARDLSVINTPPRNRLPIHTEIATFDKKIIREAVVHEIHRGGQVFIVTDKVSNIDILTATLTETIPEARFRFAHGQMEGHELEKVMIDFLERKFDVLVTTKIVESGVDIPSVNTIIINRADKFGLAELYQLRGRVGRANLQAYAYLLVPPISLLPKQTLRRLQAIEEFTELGSGLNLAMRDLEIRGAGNMLGGEQSGFIMEMGFEMYTKILEDAVAELKEQEFAEVFATTSLEVKQRLIETQVDADIEAYIPEFYVESDTERLDIYRRLYKTANQKEVDELKAELTDRFGAPMEEVDSLFSLAAVRVLGSQSNIRKVELNKRTLRLFLPLEEDKHFYENGIFTNMMASVSSIKEPQIQLKQEGKNLFLQTYLKHAEGVERVNDAMIIIEKLKQ
- a CDS encoding HAD family phosphatase produces the protein MNNAIKVILFDLGRVLMDIDFDAFPNALGLTTTETRLKFDQRLIQENVRAYETGKMTTDEFVEALFEIFQRKFSRKKILEAFNGIIVEDNQEIILFVEKVKQKYRIAVLSNTCASHWEKVMHVSALIKTFPDTFTSFHLGAMKPDSIVYEKVCASLNVQPQEVLFIDDLKENVDGAIVAGMKGIIFTNTRQLESDFEKFN